From Sediminibacterium sp. TEGAF015, a single genomic window includes:
- the rnr gene encoding ribonuclease R yields the protein MSSKKPKSKQKSKAKTITVHTPKGRLEVTRSGMGYVIIDDEAGDVLVKPNDFLTALHGDIVRVKIIKENSRTGKREGKIVEVVSRKQTEFIGHLQVSAHHAFFVPDSDKPMPDLYIPLQAINGAKHKDKVLVRLVRWEKDDKKPVGEVVSILENDSPNDAAMKEILTEAGFPISFPDEVMEEAGRLPDIIGEEEVARRKDCRNVLTFTIDPVDAKDFDDAISIRKLGDDKYEIGVHIADVSHYVTPDTALDEEAYKRATSVYLPDRVNPMLPEHISNQLCSLRPNEDKLTFSAIFQMNTQGEVKQYWLGRTVIHSDHRYTYEDVQQIIETKEGLHKEEILLLNDIAQKLRKKRFSKGAINFSSQEVRFKLDEKGTPIGIVVKESKESHQLIEELMLLANRTVAENIAKKSVNGKPIPFPYRVHDQPDEEKLAPFIQYAKRYGHGFDISSPIAIAHSFNQMLKDAAGKPEQHVLEQLGIRTMAKAIYTPENIGHYGLAFEHYCHFTSPIRRYPDVLVHRVLQSVLDDAPKADKKMAEKCKHSSERERAAMECERAGNKYKQVEFLQGFIGESFEGVVSGVTSFGFFVETIEHKCEGLVSIVSLSDYDDFRLVESEYSLVGRRSGRIFKMGDKVTVRLVAANLEKRQLDFEWELG from the coding sequence ATGAGCTCGAAAAAGCCTAAATCCAAACAAAAAAGTAAAGCCAAAACGATTACGGTTCATACACCAAAAGGAAGGCTGGAAGTTACCCGTTCTGGAATGGGGTATGTAATTATAGATGATGAAGCCGGTGATGTATTGGTTAAACCCAATGATTTCCTGACAGCCTTGCATGGAGATATTGTGAGGGTTAAAATTATTAAGGAGAATAGCAGAACAGGTAAAAGAGAAGGAAAGATTGTAGAAGTGGTTTCCAGGAAGCAAACGGAATTTATTGGGCATTTACAAGTGTCTGCACATCATGCTTTTTTTGTGCCTGATTCAGATAAGCCCATGCCAGATTTGTATATACCGCTTCAAGCTATAAATGGCGCAAAGCATAAGGATAAAGTTCTGGTTCGATTGGTTCGCTGGGAAAAAGATGATAAAAAACCGGTAGGTGAAGTAGTTAGCATTTTGGAAAATGATAGTCCGAATGATGCCGCTATGAAAGAAATTTTAACCGAAGCAGGATTTCCGATTTCATTTCCCGACGAAGTGATGGAAGAAGCCGGGAGGTTACCGGATATTATTGGTGAAGAGGAAGTTGCCAGGCGAAAAGATTGCAGAAATGTATTAACCTTCACGATTGATCCTGTGGATGCAAAGGATTTTGATGATGCCATTTCTATCAGGAAATTAGGAGACGATAAATACGAGATAGGCGTACATATTGCTGACGTGAGTCATTATGTAACACCTGATACAGCATTGGATGAAGAAGCTTACAAAAGAGCAACATCAGTTTACTTGCCAGACCGTGTGAATCCAATGTTGCCGGAACATATATCCAATCAGCTTTGTTCCTTAAGACCAAATGAAGACAAACTAACTTTCTCTGCCATCTTTCAGATGAATACACAAGGTGAAGTGAAACAATACTGGCTGGGAAGAACAGTCATTCATTCCGATCATCGTTATACTTATGAAGACGTACAGCAAATCATAGAAACCAAGGAGGGGCTTCACAAAGAGGAAATTCTTCTGTTAAATGATATTGCGCAGAAACTAAGGAAGAAACGTTTTAGCAAGGGGGCAATTAATTTTTCTTCTCAGGAAGTCCGGTTTAAACTAGATGAAAAAGGAACTCCCATTGGAATTGTAGTAAAAGAAAGTAAAGAGTCTCATCAACTAATTGAAGAATTGATGTTGCTGGCAAATAGAACAGTAGCAGAGAACATTGCCAAGAAGTCTGTGAACGGGAAACCAATTCCTTTCCCTTACCGTGTGCATGATCAGCCAGATGAAGAAAAGTTGGCACCCTTTATTCAATATGCCAAAAGATATGGTCATGGATTTGATATAAGCAGCCCAATAGCTATTGCACATAGCTTTAATCAAATGCTGAAAGATGCTGCCGGTAAACCGGAACAACATGTGTTGGAACAACTGGGAATCAGAACGATGGCCAAAGCGATTTATACGCCTGAGAATATAGGGCATTACGGATTGGCTTTTGAACACTATTGTCACTTTACATCTCCCATCCGAAGGTATCCCGATGTTTTGGTACATAGGGTACTGCAGTCTGTTTTAGACGATGCTCCAAAAGCAGACAAGAAGATGGCGGAGAAATGCAAACATTCCAGTGAAAGAGAAAGAGCTGCGATGGAATGCGAAAGAGCCGGTAATAAATACAAGCAGGTAGAATTTTTACAGGGCTTTATTGGTGAAAGTTTTGAAGGGGTTGTAAGTGGGGTTACCAGTTTCGGTTTTTTTGTAGAAACAATTGAACACAAATGTGAGGGCTTGGTAAGTATTGTAAGCCTGAGTGATTACGATGATTTCAGATTAGTGGAATCAGAATATAGTTTGGTTGGCAGAAGAAGCGGACGCATATTCAAAATGGGAGATAAAGTAACGGTTCGATTGGTAGCGGCCAATCTGGAAAAGCGTCAATTGGATTTTGAATGGGAATTGGGTTAG
- a CDS encoding putative sugar nucleotidyl transferase, which translates to MALILFDPAFRNLLAPLSTTKALAQFHFGLLSIQERWELLLKLPAAVHTAPYLQALYADTNETQFKTEFPASATNIWIDASVIPDDALIAQIQSLKNGDCLVDELGLVAGKVAIPFSDFNSSDTAAFFMQANKLESVQRIRFPWEIMHINDAMIRKDFEWVTAGRKSQPIPASVNAIGDEHIFIEPGARLQYCTLNASTGPIYIGKKAEIMEGSSIRGPFSIGYNSVVKMNSRIYGGTTLGPYCMGGGEIKNAVMMGFTNKAHDGYLGDAVIGEWCNMGAGSSNSNLKNSAGPIKIYSMGLNEYITVGQKCGVIMGDYSRVAINSSLNTGSMIGVSCNVFGEGLLPISIPHFSFGLKGKVYQIETAIKDINNWKGLKGLEMSTEEINVLQYIYTNNKQL; encoded by the coding sequence ATGGCTCTAATCCTTTTTGATCCCGCATTTCGTAATTTATTGGCGCCGCTTTCTACAACCAAAGCATTGGCACAATTTCATTTTGGTTTATTGAGTATTCAGGAAAGATGGGAACTCTTGCTGAAGCTGCCCGCTGCAGTTCATACGGCACCTTACTTACAGGCGTTGTATGCCGATACCAATGAAACACAGTTCAAAACTGAATTTCCTGCCTCAGCCACCAATATATGGATTGATGCATCCGTTATTCCGGATGATGCGCTGATTGCACAAATACAATCCCTGAAAAATGGAGATTGCCTTGTGGATGAATTGGGGTTGGTTGCAGGTAAAGTAGCAATTCCTTTCAGCGATTTTAATTCCTCCGATACGGCTGCCTTTTTTATGCAGGCAAATAAACTTGAAAGTGTTCAGCGCATTCGTTTCCCCTGGGAAATCATGCATATTAATGATGCCATGATTCGTAAGGATTTTGAATGGGTTACTGCCGGCCGAAAATCTCAACCTATTCCTGCTTCTGTGAATGCAATAGGAGACGAACATATTTTTATTGAGCCTGGTGCGCGTTTGCAATACTGCACGCTGAATGCCAGCACTGGCCCCATATATATTGGTAAAAAAGCAGAGATTATGGAAGGCTCCAGCATTAGAGGACCTTTCTCAATTGGCTATAATTCAGTGGTTAAAATGAATAGCCGTATTTACGGCGGAACAACTTTAGGGCCCTATTGCATGGGAGGAGGTGAAATTAAAAATGCTGTGATGATGGGGTTCACTAATAAGGCACATGACGGTTACCTTGGGGATGCTGTTATTGGTGAATGGTGTAATATGGGGGCAGGTAGCAGCAATAGCAACCTGAAAAATTCCGCTGGCCCCATCAAAATATACAGTATGGGACTAAATGAATATATTACCGTAGGTCAAAAATGTGGTGTTATCATGGGTGATTATTCCAGAGTAGCCATTAATTCCAGTCTGAATACAGGATCGATGATTGGCGTTAGCTGCAATGTTTTTGGAGAGGGGCTTTTGCCTATTTCCATTCCGCATTTTAGCTTTGGTTTAAAAGGGAAAGTATATCAGATTGAAACTGCCATAAAAGACATCAATAACTGGAAAGGATTGAAGGGTTTAGAAATGTCTACAGAAGAAATAAACGTTCTACAATATATTTATACAAACAACAAGCAATTATGA
- a CDS encoding 5-formyltetrahydrofolate cyclo-ligase, producing MNKSQIREIYLQKRKALHGPEQLKMDDLLLIQFQQFSFEGIATVLSYWPMPHKAEPNTHLFNGYLRHMIPNLQLAYPVIKDETKMEAIRINEDTVYASNALGITEPKEGDRIELKDIDLVLVPLLVFDQEGYRVGFGKGYYDRFLAENSAHTILMGFSYFDPIPLISDTHEFDIPLHIGITPNRIYEF from the coding sequence ATGAATAAATCTCAAATCAGAGAAATCTATTTGCAAAAGAGAAAAGCACTGCATGGCCCAGAACAACTTAAAATGGATGATTTGTTGTTGATTCAGTTTCAGCAATTTTCATTTGAGGGCATTGCGACGGTTTTATCCTATTGGCCAATGCCGCATAAGGCAGAACCCAATACCCATTTATTTAATGGATATCTAAGGCATATGATACCCAATTTGCAACTGGCTTATCCTGTAATTAAAGATGAAACTAAAATGGAAGCAATACGCATTAATGAGGATACCGTATATGCTTCCAATGCGTTGGGTATAACAGAGCCTAAAGAAGGAGACAGGATAGAGTTGAAAGACATTGATTTAGTGTTGGTTCCTTTACTTGTTTTTGATCAAGAAGGTTATAGAGTAGGTTTTGGCAAAGGATATTATGATCGGTTTTTAGCTGAAAACTCAGCTCATACTATACTGATGGGCTTTTCTTATTTTGATCCCATCCCTTTGATTAGCGACACCCATGAATTTGATATACCTTTACATATAGGGATTACCCCTAATCGTATTTATGAATTTTAA
- a CDS encoding tetratricopeptide repeat protein: MSEKQAPEVVTQEASHKLETTFSKIQKPLLLAIAAVLVIGGGWFAYQQYVVKPKEEKAAEALFKAEQYFAMDSSRLVLNGDGQYKGVLNVISNFGGTKSANLAHYYAGISYLKLGEFENAVKHLKDFSTDAKQIQLLATGCLGDAYAELNKKEEAVEAYKKAAATFVEDENNSSEYLFRAALLLESTGKTAEALELYKEIKNKFPKTDKGFQADKYIYRLSNEKNDLAE, from the coding sequence ATGAGCGAAAAACAAGCGCCTGAAGTTGTAACCCAAGAGGCATCACATAAACTGGAAACCACTTTTTCAAAAATTCAAAAACCTTTATTACTGGCAATAGCAGCTGTATTGGTTATTGGCGGTGGTTGGTTCGCATACCAGCAATATGTAGTAAAACCAAAAGAAGAAAAAGCAGCAGAAGCCTTATTTAAGGCTGAACAATACTTTGCAATGGATTCATCCAGACTCGTATTGAATGGTGACGGTCAATACAAGGGGGTATTAAATGTAATCAGCAATTTTGGAGGTACCAAGTCTGCCAACCTTGCGCATTATTATGCAGGTATCAGCTACCTTAAACTAGGTGAGTTTGAAAATGCAGTAAAACACTTAAAAGATTTTTCAACAGATGCAAAGCAAATCCAGTTATTGGCTACCGGTTGTTTAGGTGATGCTTATGCTGAATTAAATAAAAAAGAGGAAGCTGTAGAAGCTTACAAAAAAGCAGCCGCCACTTTTGTTGAAGATGAAAACAACTCTTCAGAATACTTATTCCGTGCTGCGCTTTTACTAGAGTCTACTGGTAAGACTGCTGAAGCATTGGAATTGTACAAAGAAATAAAAAACAAGTTTCCTAAAACAGATAAAGGGTTTCAGGCCGATAAATACATTTATCGTCTTAGCAACGAAAAAAATGACCTTGCTGAATAA
- the pruA gene encoding L-glutamate gamma-semialdehyde dehydrogenase, which translates to MSIGTFSYPMPANEPVQQFAPGSAEKAALKKALAEAKKKQLDIPMYIGGKAVRTDKKVAIHPPHELSHTLGHFNAGEEKHAHQAIAAALQAKDKWAALSWENRAHIFLKAADLLATKYRYQMLAATMLGQSKNAFQAEIDSTCELIDFLRFNVHFLSEIYKQQPISAPGMHNRLEWRPLEGFVLAVTPFNFTAIGGNLPTSAAMCGNVVVWKPANTQIYSAQLFMRILKEAGLPDGVINLIYVDGPTIGKVCFSHRDFAGVHFTGSTGVFNNMWKTIGENMGMYRTYPRIVGETGGKDFVVAHKSADVDAVVTALARGAFEFQGQKCSAASRAYIPSNLADEILKKLVAAVNTMKVGSVEDFTNFVNAVIDEKAYNSITRYIINAKKNKKVKIVAGGNFSKTKGYFIEPTVIVTKDPKSVTMCEEIFGPVLTIYVYPAEQFEKTLQLVDSTSPYALTGAILSQDRAAVELATNMLRNAAGNFYINDKPTGAVVGQQPFGGARASGTNDKAGSALNLYRWLSARTIKETYNPPVHYGYPFLLEA; encoded by the coding sequence ATGAGTATTGGTACATTTTCATACCCGATGCCGGCCAACGAACCGGTTCAGCAATTTGCACCAGGAAGTGCGGAGAAAGCAGCTTTAAAAAAAGCATTAGCAGAGGCAAAGAAAAAACAACTGGATATCCCTATGTACATAGGTGGTAAAGCAGTTAGAACAGACAAAAAAGTAGCCATTCATCCGCCGCATGAACTATCTCATACATTAGGCCATTTTAATGCCGGAGAAGAAAAGCATGCACACCAGGCCATAGCAGCTGCTTTACAAGCAAAAGATAAGTGGGCTGCACTTAGCTGGGAAAACAGAGCTCATATCTTTTTGAAAGCAGCAGATTTATTAGCTACCAAATACCGCTATCAAATGCTTGCGGCCACTATGCTGGGGCAAAGTAAAAATGCTTTTCAGGCAGAAATCGACAGCACCTGCGAATTGATTGACTTCTTACGTTTCAATGTACATTTCTTAAGTGAAATTTATAAACAACAGCCTATTTCAGCACCCGGCATGCATAACCGCCTAGAATGGCGTCCTTTGGAAGGATTTGTATTGGCTGTTACTCCATTCAACTTTACTGCTATCGGAGGCAACTTACCTACTTCAGCTGCCATGTGCGGTAACGTGGTGGTTTGGAAGCCTGCCAATACGCAGATTTATTCTGCACAATTGTTCATGCGCATTTTAAAAGAAGCGGGGTTACCGGATGGAGTAATTAATCTAATCTATGTAGATGGTCCAACCATTGGTAAAGTTTGTTTCTCTCACAGAGATTTTGCAGGTGTACACTTTACAGGTTCAACTGGTGTGTTCAATAATATGTGGAAGACCATTGGTGAAAATATGGGTATGTACAGAACCTACCCAAGAATTGTAGGAGAAACAGGTGGTAAGGATTTTGTAGTGGCACACAAATCAGCAGATGTAGATGCTGTGGTTACTGCATTGGCAAGAGGCGCTTTTGAATTCCAGGGACAGAAATGTTCTGCTGCATCCAGAGCATATATCCCAAGCAACCTTGCTGATGAAATACTAAAGAAACTGGTAGCTGCTGTAAATACAATGAAAGTAGGAAGCGTAGAAGACTTTACCAATTTTGTGAACGCAGTAATAGACGAAAAAGCCTACAACAGTATTACCCGTTATATCATTAACGCGAAGAAGAATAAGAAAGTAAAAATTGTTGCAGGAGGTAATTTCAGTAAAACAAAAGGATACTTTATTGAGCCTACTGTAATTGTAACCAAGGATCCAAAATCGGTTACTATGTGTGAAGAAATTTTCGGGCCAGTATTAACCATTTATGTATACCCTGCAGAACAGTTTGAAAAGACTTTACAATTGGTAGACAGTACTTCTCCTTATGCATTAACAGGTGCGATTCTTTCACAGGACAGAGCGGCTGTTGAACTAGCAACCAATATGCTGAGAAATGCTGCTGGTAATTTCTATATCAACGATAAGCCAACAGGAGCCGTAGTAGGTCAACAGCCATTTGGTGGCGCAAGAGCATCTGGAACCAATGACAAGGCCGGTAGTGCATTGAACCTTTACAGATGGTTAAGCGCCCGAACCATCAAGGAGACTTATAATCCCCCAGTACATTACGGATATCCATTTTTACTGGAAGCTTAA
- the pdhA gene encoding pyruvate dehydrogenase (acetyl-transferring) E1 component subunit alpha: MSTKFSKETYLYWYELMQLIRQFELKAEEMYKMAGKIRGFFHAYVGQEAIAAGCMTATQADDPFITAYRDHGLALAKGVSANACMAELYGKATGCAKGKGGSMHFFSVEHKFFGGHGIVGAQIGTGAGLAFAEKYRGTQNVVLCYFGDGAARQGMLHETFNLAMLWKLPVIFICENNNYAMGTSIERTSNVIDIYKLADAYEMPADKVDGMTAEAVHDAVARAVKRAREGDGPTLLEMKTYRYKGHSVSDPQKYRSKEEVEEYKDQDPITKVANTILDNGFATQAELDAIDARVNAMVDESVKFAEESPWPSDDEVLKDVYIDQNYPFIVD; this comes from the coding sequence GTGTCTACAAAGTTTTCTAAAGAAACCTACCTCTATTGGTATGAGCTAATGCAATTAATTCGTCAGTTCGAATTAAAAGCCGAAGAAATGTATAAAATGGCAGGAAAAATTCGAGGATTTTTCCATGCTTACGTGGGACAGGAAGCCATTGCTGCAGGTTGTATGACTGCTACGCAGGCTGATGACCCATTTATTACAGCTTATCGTGATCATGGCCTTGCTCTTGCCAAGGGTGTTTCTGCCAACGCTTGTATGGCAGAATTGTACGGTAAAGCAACCGGATGTGCTAAAGGAAAAGGAGGAAGTATGCACTTCTTTAGTGTAGAGCATAAATTCTTTGGAGGTCACGGAATTGTGGGGGCACAAATTGGCACAGGTGCGGGTTTGGCCTTCGCTGAAAAATACAGAGGTACCCAAAATGTGGTTCTATGTTATTTTGGAGACGGTGCTGCTCGTCAGGGTATGCTACACGAAACCTTTAACCTGGCTATGCTTTGGAAATTACCAGTGATTTTCATTTGTGAGAATAACAATTATGCAATGGGTACTTCTATTGAAAGAACCAGTAACGTAATTGATATTTACAAACTGGCTGATGCATATGAAATGCCTGCAGATAAAGTTGACGGAATGACTGCGGAAGCTGTGCATGATGCAGTTGCAAGAGCTGTAAAAAGAGCAAGAGAGGGAGATGGTCCTACCCTTTTAGAAATGAAGACCTACCGATATAAAGGACATTCCGTATCAGATCCTCAAAAATACAGATCCAAGGAAGAAGTAGAAGAATACAAAGACCAGGATCCAATAACCAAAGTTGCGAATACCATTTTGGACAACGGATTTGCTACACAGGCTGAACTGGATGCCATAGATGCCAGAGTGAATGCAATGGTGGATGAATCTGTTAAATTTGCGGAAGAAAGTCCATGGCCAAGTGATGATGAAGTATTGAAAGATGTGTACATTGACCAGAACTACCCTTTTATTGTTGACTAA
- a CDS encoding fasciclin domain-containing protein, with product MRILTLTMVALMGLFGSVSAQNTVVDIAVGSKDHSTLVAAVKAADLVGTLQSAGPFTVFAPVNAAFDKLPAGTVASLLKPENKAALAKVLTYHVVAGNLDAAAVIKAVKDGKGKAVVKTVAGNSLTVTVKDGKVTLTDENGGVATVVAADLKAGNGVVHVIDTVVLPK from the coding sequence ATGCGCATTTTAACCTTGACAATGGTTGCCCTGATGGGATTATTTGGTAGTGTAAGTGCACAGAACACAGTAGTGGATATTGCTGTTGGTTCTAAAGATCACTCCACACTGGTAGCTGCTGTTAAAGCAGCTGATCTAGTAGGTACTTTGCAAAGTGCCGGTCCTTTTACTGTATTTGCACCGGTAAATGCCGCTTTTGATAAATTACCTGCAGGTACAGTGGCTAGCTTATTAAAGCCTGAAAACAAAGCTGCTTTGGCAAAAGTGTTAACCTACCATGTAGTAGCGGGTAACTTAGATGCAGCAGCTGTAATAAAAGCAGTAAAAGATGGTAAAGGAAAAGCAGTAGTAAAAACGGTTGCAGGAAATTCATTAACTGTAACAGTAAAAGACGGAAAGGTAACCCTTACTGATGAAAACGGCGGTGTAGCAACTGTTGTAGCTGCCGATTTAAAAGCGGGTAATGGTGTTGTACACGTTATTGATACTGTGGTATTACCTAAATAA
- the lpxK gene encoding tetraacyldisaccharide 4'-kinase, with translation MNFNTLFLKSFRVLLLPLAALYGLIIVIRNRLFDKQILKSAEFNFPIICVGNLAVGGTGKSPMVEYLLTLLSPKFKMATLSRGYKRRTKGYALANDTTTALEIGDEPMQFALKFPNVAVAVGEERIVAIPHLLQDHPDLQGIILDDAFQHRTVKAGFNILLTEYNNLYTSDFFLPTGDLRDEWASAKRAQVIIVTKCPSDLNESAKEAIIKDLMPLPEQRVYFSTIEYGIPYHICDANIQYAINSLDEVMLVCGIANPKPLKDYLLQKAKTYYQQDYADHHIFSIDDLKEIKQLYDEISAERKLIVTTEKDAVRLIKFKEELKSMPFFVIPIRHRILFDESWQLNDQLIKFIQHFPFKPITAEHELEKA, from the coding sequence ATGAATTTTAATACCCTATTTCTTAAATCTTTCAGAGTATTGCTATTGCCATTAGCAGCTTTGTATGGATTAATCATTGTCATCAGGAATCGATTGTTTGACAAGCAGATATTAAAATCTGCAGAATTTAATTTCCCCATCATCTGTGTAGGTAATCTTGCAGTAGGAGGAACTGGTAAATCACCTATGGTAGAATACCTTTTGACATTATTGAGTCCGAAATTTAAAATGGCTACTTTAAGCAGGGGATATAAGCGTAGAACAAAGGGATATGCATTAGCTAACGATACAACAACTGCTCTTGAAATTGGGGATGAACCGATGCAGTTTGCACTGAAGTTCCCGAATGTTGCAGTGGCAGTTGGAGAAGAAAGAATTGTAGCAATCCCGCATTTATTACAAGATCATCCGGATTTACAGGGAATCATTTTAGACGACGCTTTTCAGCACCGTACAGTAAAAGCCGGATTTAATATATTGCTTACCGAATACAATAATTTGTATACCAGCGACTTCTTCTTGCCAACAGGTGATTTGAGAGATGAATGGGCTTCAGCCAAACGTGCGCAGGTTATTATTGTTACCAAGTGCCCTTCAGATTTAAATGAATCAGCAAAAGAAGCCATCATTAAAGACTTGATGCCACTTCCTGAACAGCGTGTATATTTCAGTACAATTGAATATGGTATTCCTTATCATATTTGTGATGCCAATATTCAATATGCCATTAATTCTCTAGATGAAGTGATGCTGGTTTGTGGAATTGCTAATCCCAAACCATTAAAAGATTATTTATTGCAAAAGGCTAAGACCTATTATCAGCAGGATTATGCGGACCATCATATTTTTTCAATTGACGATTTAAAAGAGATCAAACAACTGTATGATGAAATTTCGGCTGAGAGAAAGCTGATTGTTACCACAGAGAAAGACGCGGTACGACTAATCAAATTCAAGGAAGAACTGAAGTCGATGCCTTTTTTTGTAATCCCAATCCGACATAGGATTTTATTTGACGAATCCTGGCAACTGAATGATCAGTTGATTAAATTTATCCAACATTTTCCGTTTAAACCCATCACCGCCGAACATGAGCTCGAAAAAGCCTAA
- a CDS encoding (Fe-S)-binding protein — protein MNVQIFVPCFIDQLYPNVAFNMVKVLRKAGCTVHYNASQTCCGQPAFNAGFHGEAKEVCTKFLQDFEGADYIVAPSASCVGFVKNYYPQLFENSAYKNQASKIGTRIFEFSDFLVNVLKQIDFGASLEATATYHDSCAALRECKIKQEPRLLLSRVNGLELKEMNDVETCCGFGGTFAVKFEPISIAMGSQKVNNAADTGATVLISTDMSCLMHIDGCAKHESKNLQMMHLADVLASGW, from the coding sequence ATGAACGTTCAAATATTTGTCCCCTGCTTTATAGATCAGCTATATCCCAATGTAGCTTTCAATATGGTAAAAGTACTGCGTAAAGCAGGCTGCACGGTACATTACAATGCTTCGCAGACCTGTTGCGGACAACCTGCTTTCAATGCAGGATTTCATGGAGAAGCCAAGGAAGTTTGCACTAAATTTCTACAAGACTTTGAAGGGGCCGATTACATTGTAGCCCCAAGTGCAAGCTGTGTAGGATTTGTAAAAAACTACTACCCACAGTTATTTGAAAATTCTGCTTACAAAAACCAAGCATCTAAAATAGGAACCAGAATCTTTGAATTCTCCGACTTTCTGGTAAATGTGCTAAAGCAAATCGATTTTGGTGCCAGCCTGGAAGCCACAGCCACCTACCATGATAGCTGTGCAGCATTAAGAGAATGTAAAATTAAACAGGAGCCTCGTTTACTATTAAGCCGTGTTAACGGACTTGAATTAAAGGAAATGAACGATGTGGAAACCTGTTGTGGATTTGGAGGTACATTCGCTGTAAAATTTGAGCCTATTAGTATTGCCATGGGTAGTCAGAAAGTAAACAATGCAGCAGATACCGGAGCCACTGTACTCATTAGTACAGATATGAGTTGCCTTATGCACATAGACGGATGCGCTAAACACGAAAGCAAAAACCTTCAGATGATGCACTTAGCCGATGTATTAGCTAGCGGTTGGTAA
- the ribH gene encoding 6,7-dimethyl-8-ribityllumazine synthase, protein MATKGNNLLIKGIPAPEDAFVVIVKTEWNSTIINALEKGAKKVLKDAGVTVKSLVVPGAFELPFGVKQHYAYSKRTADAYIVLGAVIQGDTPHFDYVCKGVTDGIMQLNLQIDVPVIFGVLTVLNEQQAFERIGGVHGHKGEESAITALKMIQLNRSLK, encoded by the coding sequence ATGGCTACAAAAGGAAATAATTTATTAATCAAAGGCATCCCCGCACCGGAGGATGCCTTTGTTGTTATCGTTAAAACAGAATGGAACAGTACCATCATCAACGCTTTGGAAAAAGGTGCTAAGAAAGTTTTGAAAGATGCGGGTGTTACTGTAAAAAGCCTGGTAGTACCCGGCGCTTTTGAATTACCATTTGGTGTTAAGCAACATTATGCCTACTCTAAACGCACAGCTGATGCATACATTGTTTTAGGTGCCGTAATACAGGGCGATACACCTCATTTCGACTATGTATGCAAGGGCGTAACGGATGGAATTATGCAATTGAACCTGCAAATTGACGTACCGGTTATTTTCGGGGTCTTAACCGTTTTGAACGAACAACAAGCCTTCGAAAGAATTGGAGGAGTTCATGGACATAAAGGAGAAGAATCTGCTATCACAGCATTGAAAATGATTCAACTGAATCGATCCCTAAAATAA
- the tpiA gene encoding triose-phosphate isomerase, whose translation MRKQIAAANWKMNLTLQQGEQLINDLLAKPHSLKANQQAVFAVPAPYLMMAQEKLGNKERVAVAAQNCYSKKTGAYTGEISVEMLQSIGVNYVVLGHSERREYFNESNQFLAEKIDICLANGVTPIFCCGEPLQIREAGTQNEFVGTQLKESLFHLSAAEIIKVVIAYEPIWAIGTGKTASSDQAQEMHAFIRSELAHQYGKETADQISILYGGSVKASNAAELFAQPDVDGGLVGGASLIADEFVAIINALK comes from the coding sequence ATGAGAAAGCAAATCGCAGCAGCCAACTGGAAGATGAATCTTACTTTACAACAAGGAGAACAACTCATTAACGACCTATTGGCAAAACCCCATTCATTAAAGGCAAATCAACAGGCTGTTTTTGCAGTACCCGCGCCTTACTTAATGATGGCACAGGAAAAATTGGGAAACAAAGAGAGAGTAGCGGTAGCAGCTCAAAACTGTTATAGCAAAAAAACTGGAGCCTATACTGGTGAAATTTCTGTGGAAATGTTGCAGTCCATCGGAGTGAATTATGTGGTGCTGGGGCATTCGGAGAGAAGAGAATATTTTAATGAGAGCAACCAATTTCTTGCAGAAAAAATTGATATCTGTTTAGCCAATGGGGTTACACCAATATTTTGTTGCGGAGAACCTTTGCAAATTCGTGAAGCAGGTACACAAAATGAATTTGTTGGCACCCAATTAAAAGAGTCACTGTTTCATTTATCTGCTGCTGAAATTATCAAAGTGGTTATAGCCTATGAACCTATTTGGGCCATTGGTACTGGTAAAACAGCCAGCAGTGATCAGGCACAGGAAATGCATGCATTTATTCGTTCAGAATTGGCGCATCAATATGGTAAGGAAACGGCTGATCAGATTTCTATTCTGTACGGAGGTAGTGTAAAAGCCAGCAATGCAGCAGAACTGTTTGCACAGCCTGATGTGGATGGAGGTCTGGTTGGGGGGGCTTCCTTAATTGCGGATGAATTTGTGGCAATTATTAATGCGCTCAAATAA